A stretch of Cytophagales bacterium DNA encodes these proteins:
- a CDS encoding TetR/AcrR family transcriptional regulator — MTILQLRLNPNLYLKDPQSTDLGRKIIQQSVSMIDEMGFEAFTFKKLSVAIESTEASIYRYFENKHKLLIYLIAWYWSWLEHLITFKTNNIPSAEERLLIALKTITDKKEQDANFPDIDEPALQRIVIAESDKTYLTREVDEDNKDGLFLGYKSLCKKISSIILEINKDFPYPNSLVSTCLEASNQQIFFAEHLPTLSEMRDSKDPYTDNFEFLKTLVLKAISN, encoded by the coding sequence ATGACCATCCTGCAACTGCGGTTAAATCCGAACCTTTACCTCAAGGATCCACAATCCACTGACCTGGGACGAAAGATCATCCAGCAAAGTGTGTCCATGATCGATGAAATGGGTTTTGAAGCCTTTACCTTCAAAAAACTATCAGTAGCGATTGAATCCACAGAAGCTTCCATCTATCGCTATTTTGAAAACAAACATAAGCTGCTGATCTACCTCATCGCCTGGTACTGGAGTTGGTTGGAGCACCTCATCACTTTCAAAACCAATAACATTCCTTCTGCCGAGGAGCGTTTATTGATCGCATTGAAGACGATTACTGATAAGAAGGAGCAAGACGCCAACTTTCCTGACATTGACGAGCCGGCATTGCAACGCATCGTCATTGCAGAGTCAGACAAGACTTATCTGACGCGAGAGGTCGATGAAGACAATAAAGATGGACTCTTCCTGGGTTACAAATCACTCTGCAAGAAGATCAGTAGTATCATTCTGGAGATCAACAAGGACTTTCCTTACCCAAATTCATTGGTGAGTACTTGCCTGGAGGCCTCCAATCAGCAGATCTTTTTCGCAGAACACCTCCCTACCCTATCTGAAATGCGGGATTCGAAAGATCCCTACACCGATAATTTTGAATTTCTCAAAACACTGGTATTAAAAGCAATTAGTAACTGA